GCCCGCCGGCAGCGTGCTGACGGTGGGCCTCGACGCGCCAGCGGCGGGGCCTCGCGCGCCCCCCGCCGCCGGGGCCGGCCACCCGAACCGCCCCCGCCTCGGCGTGGCCGCCCCCGGGGGTGCGGGGGCGGCCGGACGCCGGTCAGGTTGCGTCGGGTGCGGGGTCGGCGGTGGGTTGGTCGGCGGCGTCGACGATCTGTCGTTCGATGTCGGCGAGTGTGTAGCCGCAGGAGGCCAGGAACCGCAGCCAGCGGGCGTCGCCGGCGCCGGGGTTGCGCCAGGACTGGCGGTGCAGCCCGGACTCGATGGCGCCGGCGACGTGGGCCAGCAGTGCCACGGCGAGCCGGGCGTCGGGCACCTGTTCGCCGCTGGTCAGCGTGAGCGCGGGCTTGTCCCGGGTGGTCCACCACTGGCCGGGGGCGTCGATGCCGAGGTCGGCGGCCGCTTGATCTTGGGCGCGGTTGGGTTGCCCGGACAGCCAGCGGGACAGCGCCCGCGGGTCGGCGGCCAGGGTTTCGACGGCGAACCGCAGTGCCGCCTTGGGCGCGGTCTTGCGCTGCAGCAGCCCCTTGATCCACTCCCGGCGGGTCTCGTTGGCGGCCGCCATCGCCTTGTTGTTCTCGATGGTGGCCCGCCGTTCGGCCGCGGCGGCCTCACGTTCGGCGTCGCCGGGGTCCTCGCCCGCTGCGCCTCCGGGTAGGACAGTGGCCGTCCAGCGGTCGCGGTGGCCGTTGCCGGCCGGGTCGGTGCACACCTCCACGGCTTGCGGCCCCTGCCAGCCGCTGGTGTTTACGTAGACCGCCGAGCCGGGGCAGCCGGCGTGGCCGTCGGCGGTCAGCGGCGCGCCGTCGTGGGCGAGGTCGGCCAGCCGGGTGGCGCCGCGGCCGGTGTCCTCGTCCAGGACGGTGCGCCCGGCGGCGGCCAGCTCAGCCAGCAGGGCGGCGGCCTTCTCCGCTTCCTGCTTCGCCTGCTTGGCGCGGGTCAGCGCGTGGGCGAACTGCCCCGGCCCCTCCCCCGCGGCCGCGACGAGGGCGGCGGTGGTGTCCGGGTGACTGGCGTAGATGGCGACGGCGGCGGCCTGGTCCAGGGTCAGCCCGGCAGCGGCGACGGCGGCGGCGGTGTCGGTGTCCAGCCGGGCGACCCCGGCGGCCTTGGCGACCCGCTTGCGGCCGAGCCCGGTGGACTTGGCCACCCTGGTCAGCGGGACGCCGAGGTCGAGCATCGCCTGCACTCCGCGGGCTTCCTCCACCGCGGACAGGCCGCGGCGGTGCAGGTTTTCGGCCAGCATCGCCCCCACGTGCCCGGCCTGGGCGGCCCGGTCGCCGTCGGCGGCGTTCCCGTCGAGGGCGAGGTCGGGGCGCAGCACGCACGGCACCGCGGTCAGTCCGGCGAGGACCGCGGCGGCCGCCCGGCGGTGCCCGGCCACAAGCTGATGGCCCGGCGTGCCGTCGGCGGCGGCGTGCGGGATCACGGTGAGGGCCTCCAGCACGCCCTGGGAGGCGATGGAGTCGGCCAGCCCGGACAGGTCGCCGAGGTCGTCGCGGATGTTGCGGGGGTGCACGGCCAGCTCCCGGGGGTCCAGCCACACCAGCCGGTGTGCCCGGCCGCCGTCCTCGGCCGTGTCGGCGCCTGCGCTGCCGGTGCCGGCCGGGTCGACGTGCTCGGTCTCGCGCCGCTCGATCCCGGCACGTTGAGCGTTCTCGGTCGCGGAAGCCTCGTCAGGCGGGTTCTCCCGGCCGGTGTTCAGGGCGGGGACTGTCGTGCTCGTGGTCATGGCGGGTTCTCCTTCGATGCTCTGCGGGGTGGCGGTGGTCTCGGTGGCGGTGGTCTCGGTGGCGGTGGTCTCGGTGGCGGTGGTGGCGGGCATGTCGTGTTCTCCTCGCTCAGGTGGTGGCGAGGACGCGGGCGCCCTCGGGCTGCGCGACCGGTCCGGCGGGCGAGGCGCTCTCCCCGTCCCCCGGCGGATGCTCGGTGCTCTTGGCGCCGTCGAGGTGGTCGAGGATGCGGCGCGCGGCGGCGGTCACCGTCGCCGCGGCGGCGCGGACGACATCGGGTTTCCCGGCCGACCAGGCGGCGACGTAGGGGACGGTGTAGGCGCCGGCGTCCAGCCCGGCCCAGGCGGTGACGATGTAAGCGACCGACTCGGCTTCGGCCTCGGCCCGCCCGCGGCACCCGCGGTAGTCGTAGCCCTCGGCGGTGTGCCCGCACTCAATGTGCGCGAGTTCGTGGGCGAGGGTCTTGACCGCCTGCGCGTCGGCGACGTCCGGGCGGACCCGCACGGTGCGGGCGGCCGGGTCGGTGATCCCGTTGGCCTGCCCGCAGTCCGCGCGGGTGAGCGTGTAGCCGTACGCGGCGACCTGGGCGGCCAGCGCCTCCCACAGAGCGGCGGGCGCGTCGCCGA
The DNA window shown above is from Blastococcus colisei and carries:
- a CDS encoding ParB/RepB/Spo0J family partition protein, producing MPATTATETTATETTATETTATPQSIEGEPAMTTSTTVPALNTGRENPPDEASATENAQRAGIERRETEHVDPAGTGSAGADTAEDGGRAHRLVWLDPRELAVHPRNIRDDLGDLSGLADSIASQGVLEALTVIPHAAADGTPGHQLVAGHRRAAAAVLAGLTAVPCVLRPDLALDGNAADGDRAAQAGHVGAMLAENLHRRGLSAVEEARGVQAMLDLGVPLTRVAKSTGLGRKRVAKAAGVARLDTDTAAAVAAAGLTLDQAAAVAIYASHPDTTAALVAAAGEGPGQFAHALTRAKQAKQEAEKAAALLAELAAAGRTVLDEDTGRGATRLADLAHDGAPLTADGHAGCPGSAVYVNTSGWQGPQAVEVCTDPAGNGHRDRWTATVLPGGAAGEDPGDAEREAAAAERRATIENNKAMAAANETRREWIKGLLQRKTAPKAALRFAVETLAADPRALSRWLSGQPNRAQDQAAADLGIDAPGQWWTTRDKPALTLTSGEQVPDARLAVALLAHVAGAIESGLHRQSWRNPGAGDARWLRFLASCGYTLADIERQIVDAADQPTADPAPDAT
- a CDS encoding ImmA/IrrE family metallo-endopeptidase; this translates as MVKGATGLAVLAPCTYTPKDTPTDQAVPAPGTGTAGESSGGDADRRAPGRVLRGFRVAHVFDVSQTEGDPLPDIVPELLIGDAPAALWEALAAQVAAYGYTLTRADCGQANGITDPAARTVRVRPDVADAQAVKTLAHELAHIECGHTAEGYDYRGCRGRAEAEAESVAYIVTAWAGLDAGAYTVPYVAAWSAGKPDVVRAAAATVTAAARRILDHLDGAKSTEHPPGDGESASPAGPVAQPEGARVLATT